A stretch of the Thalassotalea euphylliae genome encodes the following:
- a CDS encoding FkbM family methyltransferase, translating to MIHELIDRFLHNDEQKYIFGTTSEAKALVQLCRQCNIKLTGIIDNFYPHSDFAGLPCQKLADVSPNSLVLSAVTNSRPIEVAKLLTDNDFEHIDYYSFFRFSGLSCPKIEFWHGAKAHWQANLTRYQTVKNLLEDEQSKETFDAVVAFRNSYDLANMKGFTFDISNMYMESFILPFREHGVFFDLGAFDGTDTRRFLQRCQTGESYLFEPIPEQVSKLDKFAGDNERIHLVPVAVGENTQTVRFCVGGTSSKVLDLDKQTASEESREAQEELKGIDALNGTVEVNQISLDDFYRKHSIIPEYVKMDVEGAEQSVIRGMNKLLVEHKPKLAVSVYHRVEDIIDIPLMIKRANPDYKFYLRHYTQGYSETVLFAV from the coding sequence AGCAAAAGCCTTAGTTCAGCTTTGTCGTCAATGTAACATCAAACTTACTGGCATTATCGATAACTTTTATCCTCATTCAGACTTTGCTGGGTTGCCTTGTCAAAAATTAGCAGATGTTTCGCCCAACTCTCTTGTGCTATCCGCGGTAACCAATAGCAGGCCTATTGAGGTTGCAAAGTTACTTACTGACAACGATTTTGAACACATTGATTATTATAGCTTTTTCCGTTTTTCTGGGTTGTCATGCCCTAAGATTGAGTTTTGGCATGGGGCAAAAGCACATTGGCAAGCTAATCTAACTCGCTACCAAACAGTAAAAAACCTCCTTGAAGATGAGCAGTCAAAAGAAACTTTTGATGCCGTCGTCGCGTTCAGAAACTCCTATGATTTGGCTAACATGAAAGGCTTTACATTTGATATTAGTAATATGTATATGGAGTCTTTTATTTTACCATTTCGTGAGCATGGTGTGTTCTTTGATTTAGGAGCATTTGATGGCACGGATACGCGTAGGTTTTTACAACGATGTCAAACGGGCGAAAGCTACTTATTTGAGCCAATTCCTGAACAAGTAAGCAAGCTTGATAAGTTTGCCGGTGACAATGAACGAATACATCTCGTACCTGTTGCTGTAGGAGAGAATACTCAAACGGTTAGGTTTTGTGTAGGCGGCACGTCTTCAAAGGTACTTGATTTGGATAAACAAACGGCAAGTGAGGAATCTAGAGAAGCACAAGAGGAGCTTAAGGGAATAGATGCCTTGAATGGCACGGTTGAAGTTAATCAAATCAGTCTTGATGATTTTTACCGTAAGCACAGTATTATCCCAGAGTACGTCAAAATGGATGTAGAGGGTGCTGAACAATCCGTTATTCGAGGGATGAATAAATTACTTGTTGAGCATAAGCCTAAGTTGGCGGTAAGTGTTTATCACAGGGTTGAAGATATTATTGATATCCCGCTAATGATCAAACGTGCGAATCCTGATTATAAGTTTTATTTACGCCATTACACACAAGGCTACAGTGAAACCGTGCTATTTGCTGTCTAA